From Syngnathus typhle isolate RoL2023-S1 ecotype Sweden linkage group LG13, RoL_Styp_1.0, whole genome shotgun sequence, a single genomic window includes:
- the cc2d1b gene encoding coiled-coil and C2 domain-containing protein 1B isoform X1 — MFGKKRREPLPKGRGTAAAKQMGLFVDMDPEDMMTMGADEGLDDPDLEAELAAITGGKAASGKGGKAKHKGRSPLPMEDIAKMADECMRDVDEDEDDDNLEDDEDLLAELQEVVGEDGEQPRGVSSSSAVTIVEPSSQEKSLSVVAAVPGSVQHTLEERLAMYKTALHNAKTAGEGPKARRIERGLKTMESMLTAVKKGRQVSEAEIPPPVSTGTKSATPSAAPSVTPALPSPPEIIAPDGEEEELHSSASMLALADEPSQEQADSAQAQAHPSQEQAHTSQEQADPSQEQADPSQEQADPSQEQADPSQEQADPSQEQAAPSQEQADPSQEQADPSQEQADISPTANRNANERVATLLVQRQREYKMAALAAKKAGEAERAMVYFRTSKKFDSVIEALKQGQAVDLSGLPPPPGTSGSATPVKQNIQVPGPAAEVPALSAPGNVLEALEQRRAKYIEASAQAKAGGDERKARMHDRIAKQYQSAIRSHKAGKAVNFDELPVPPGFPPIPGQKATTTEQGLVAALEAASKLSTTDDASADEEEEENEVEPKKTTLSVPAASRGRRRSPSVSPDRTSARDLSAAGLPLLGSAAAQQLAFLEGRRKQYMKAALHAKQKNDMEQAKSFLRTAKGLEVMVEAARSGKAVDISAVPSPPGDEDEDFVLVHHSDVGLSEKAEQLYAQLAKILKEQREKCLTHSKQFTHMGNITETTNFEKMAESCKKSIEFLKMSQAKGLPPPKHHFEDRTFHTVRMFPDLSSTEMVVVIVKGMNLPAPSGIQTNDLDAYIKFDFPYPSTEQPQRHKTNVIKNSNCPEYNQSFSLSINRNHRGFRRVVTSKGLKLELLHKGGFLRSDKPIGTAHVKLEQLESQSEIREIVEVMDGRKPTGGRVEVRVRLREPLNGQDAQASTVRWLVVEQSPLLV, encoded by the exons ATGTTCGGCAAGAAGAGGAGAGAGCCCCTCCCCAAAGGCAGGGGCACCGCCGCTGCCAAGCAG ATGGGCCTGTTTGTAGATATGGACCCCGAGGACATGATGACAATGGGGGCTGATGAGGGTTTGGACGACCCGGACTTGGAGGCtgagctggctgccatcactgGAGGCAAAGCGGCCTCGGGTAAAGGGGGAAAAGCCAAGCACAAGGGAAGAA GCCCGCTTCCCATGGAGGACATCGCCAAAATGGCAGATGAGTGTATGCGAGATGTTGAcgaggatgaagatgatgacaaTCTAGAGGATGATGAAGACCTCCTG GCTGAGCTACAGGAAGTGGTGGGTGAGGATGGCGAGCAGCCCAGAGGTGTTTCTTCTTCATCTGCGGTAACTATCGTTGAACCTTCCTCACAG GAAAAGAGCCTGTCTGTTGTGGCAGCTGTGCCTGGCAGTGTGCAGCACACATTAGAAGAGCGGCTCGCCATGTACAAGACGGCACTGCACAATGCCAAGACGGCGGGCGAGGGCCCCAAAGCCCGCCGGATCGAGCGTGGGCTAAAG ACGATGGAGTCCATGCTGACTGCTGTCAAGAAAGGCCGCCAAGTGAGCGAGGCGGAGATTCCTCCACCGGTCTCCACGGGAACCAAGAGCGCCACGCCAAGTGCCGCCCCTAGTGTGACCCCAGCTCTGCCCTCGCCTCCTGAAATCATCGCGCCTGATGGCGAAGAGGAGGAACTGCACTCATCTGCCTCCATGCTAGCACTCGCTGATGAGCCATCACAGGAGCAGGCGGATTCGGCGCAGGCGCAGGCCCATCCGTCACAGGAACAAGCCCATACTTCACAAGAGCAGGCGGATCCTTCACAGGAGCAGGCGGATCCTTCACAGGAGCAGGCGGATCCTTCACAGGAGCAGGCGGATCCTTCACAGGAGCAGGCGGATCCTTCACAGGAGCAGGCGGCTCCTTCACAGGAGCAGGCGGATCCTTCACAGGAGCAGGCGGATCCTTCACAGGAGCAGGCAGACATCTCGCCGACCGCTAATAGGAATG CAAATGAGCGTGTGGCAACGCTGTTGGTGCAAAGGCAGCGAGAgtacaaaatggctgctttggCAGCCAAGAAGGCAGGAGAGGCGGAGCGAGCCATGGTTTACTTCAGAACCAGCAAG AAGTTCGATTCCGTGATCGAGGCTTTGAAACAAGGACAAGCTGTCGACCTGAGCGgcctgcctcctcctccag GCACAAGTGGCAGCGCAACGCCAGTCaagcaaaacattcaagtaccCGGACCGGCTGCGGAAGTTCCAG CCCTGTCGGCTCCTGGGAACGTACTGGAGGCGCTGGAGCAGAGGCGAGCCAAGTACATCGAGGCGTCGGCTCAAGCCAAAGCCGGCGGGGACGAGCGCAAGGCCCGCATGCACGACCGTATCGCTAAG CAATACCAGAGCGCCATCCGATCTCACAAAGCGGGAAAAGCGGTCAACTTTGATGAGCTCCCCGTTCCCCCAG GCTTTCCTCCCATTCCGGGCCAGAAGGCCACGACGACCGAGCAAGGCTTGGTCGCTGCCCTGGAGGCTGCCTCAAAGCTCTCAACTACCGATGATGCAAGTGcagatgaggaagaagaggaaaatgAGGTGGAG CCAAAGAAGACCACACTAAGCGTCCCGGCTGCGTCACGAGGTCGCAGAAGATCTCCGTCTGTTTCGCCTGACAGAACATCCGCCAGAGATCTCTCAGCTGCAG GACTACCTCTCCTTGGTTCTGCAGCGGCACAGCAGCTGGCATTCCTAGAGGGCCGCCGCAAGCAGTACATGAAGGCAGCGCTTCACGCCAAGCAAAAAAACGATATGGAGCAGGCCAAGAGCTTCCTGCGCACCGCCAAGGGTCTCGAGGTCATGGTGGAGGCGGCGCGCAGCGGAAAAGCTGTGGACATCAGTGCG GTGCCCTCGCCCCCCGGTGACGAGGATGAGGACTTTGTCCTAGTGCACCACAGCGACGTGGGGCTCTCGGAGAAGGCGGAGCAGCTCTACGCGCAGTTGGCCAAGATCCTAAAAGAGCAACGCGAG AAATGTTTGACTCACTCCAAGCAATTCACCCACATGGGGAACATTACGGAGACCACCAA TTTTGAGAAAATGGCGGAGTCGTGTAAGAAGAGTATTGAGTTCCTCAAGATGTCTCAGGCCAAGGGGCTGCCTCCCCCTAAACATCATTTTGAGGACAGAACCTTCCACACAGTTAG GATGTTCCCAGATCTCAGCAGCACTGAGATGGTGGTGGTTATTGTGAAAGGGATGAATCTTCCTGCACCCAGTG GCATCCAAACAAACGACCTTGACGCTTACATCAAGTTCGACTTCCCCTACCCTAGCACG GAGCAACCACAGAGACACAAAACCAACGTCATAAAGAACAGCAACTGTCCAG AGTACAACCAGAGCTTCAGCCTGTCAATCAATCGCAACCACCGCGGCTTCAGGAGGGTAGTGACATCCAAAGGCCTCAAACTGGAGCTGCTGCACAAAGG TGGCTTCCTGCGGAGCGACAAGCCCATCGGGACGGCACACGTGAAGCTGGAACAGCTCGAGTCCCAGAGTGAAATCAGGGAAATAGTCGAG GTGATGGATGGCCGCAAGCCTACTGGCGGTCGCGTGGAAGTCCGCGTCCGCCTCCGGGAGCCTCTGAACGGGCAGGACGCGCAGGCGAGCACTGTGCGCTGGCTGGTGGTGGAGCAGTCGCCG CTTCTCGTCTAG
- the cc2d1b gene encoding coiled-coil and C2 domain-containing protein 1B isoform X3, which produces MFGKKRREPLPKGRGTAAAKQMGLFVDMDPEDMMTMGADEGLDDPDLEAELAAITGGKAASGKGGKAKHKGRSPLPMEDIAKMADECMRDVDEDEDDDNLEDDEDLLAELQEVVGEDGEQPRGVSSSSAVTIVEPSSQEKSLSVVAAVPGSVQHTLEERLAMYKTALHNAKTAGEGPKARRIERGLKTMESMLTAVKKGRQVSEAEIPPPVSTGTKSATPSAAPSVTPALPSPPEIIAPDGEEEELHSSASMLALADEPSQEQADSAQAQAHPSQEQAHTSQEQADPSQEQADPSQEQADPSQEQADPSQEQADPSQEQAAPSQEQADPSQEQADPSQEQADISPTANRNANERVATLLVQRQREYKMAALAAKKAGEAERAMVYFRTSKKFDSVIEALKQGQAVDLSGLPPPPGTSGSATPVKQNIQVPGPAAEVPALSAPGNVLEALEQRRAKYIEASAQAKAGGDERKARMHDRIAKQYQSAIRSHKAGKAVNFDELPVPPGFPPIPGQKATTTEQGLVAALEAASKLSTTDDASADEEEEENEVEPKKTTLSVPAASRGRRRSPSVSPDRTSARDLSAAAAQQLAFLEGRRKQYMKAALHAKQKNDMEQAKSFLRTAKGLEVMVEAARSGKAVDISAVPSPPGDEDEDFVLVHHSDVGLSEKAEQLYAQLAKILKEQREKCLTHSKQFTHMGNITETTNFEKMAESCKKSIEFLKMSQAKGLPPPKHHFEDRTFHTVRMFPDLSSTEMVVVIVKGMNLPAPSGIQTNDLDAYIKFDFPYPSTEQPQRHKTNVIKNSNCPEYNQSFSLSINRNHRGFRRVVTSKGLKLELLHKGGFLRSDKPIGTAHVKLEQLESQSEIREIVEVMDGRKPTGGRVEVRVRLREPLNGQDAQASTVRWLVVEQSPLLV; this is translated from the exons ATGTTCGGCAAGAAGAGGAGAGAGCCCCTCCCCAAAGGCAGGGGCACCGCCGCTGCCAAGCAG ATGGGCCTGTTTGTAGATATGGACCCCGAGGACATGATGACAATGGGGGCTGATGAGGGTTTGGACGACCCGGACTTGGAGGCtgagctggctgccatcactgGAGGCAAAGCGGCCTCGGGTAAAGGGGGAAAAGCCAAGCACAAGGGAAGAA GCCCGCTTCCCATGGAGGACATCGCCAAAATGGCAGATGAGTGTATGCGAGATGTTGAcgaggatgaagatgatgacaaTCTAGAGGATGATGAAGACCTCCTG GCTGAGCTACAGGAAGTGGTGGGTGAGGATGGCGAGCAGCCCAGAGGTGTTTCTTCTTCATCTGCGGTAACTATCGTTGAACCTTCCTCACAG GAAAAGAGCCTGTCTGTTGTGGCAGCTGTGCCTGGCAGTGTGCAGCACACATTAGAAGAGCGGCTCGCCATGTACAAGACGGCACTGCACAATGCCAAGACGGCGGGCGAGGGCCCCAAAGCCCGCCGGATCGAGCGTGGGCTAAAG ACGATGGAGTCCATGCTGACTGCTGTCAAGAAAGGCCGCCAAGTGAGCGAGGCGGAGATTCCTCCACCGGTCTCCACGGGAACCAAGAGCGCCACGCCAAGTGCCGCCCCTAGTGTGACCCCAGCTCTGCCCTCGCCTCCTGAAATCATCGCGCCTGATGGCGAAGAGGAGGAACTGCACTCATCTGCCTCCATGCTAGCACTCGCTGATGAGCCATCACAGGAGCAGGCGGATTCGGCGCAGGCGCAGGCCCATCCGTCACAGGAACAAGCCCATACTTCACAAGAGCAGGCGGATCCTTCACAGGAGCAGGCGGATCCTTCACAGGAGCAGGCGGATCCTTCACAGGAGCAGGCGGATCCTTCACAGGAGCAGGCGGATCCTTCACAGGAGCAGGCGGCTCCTTCACAGGAGCAGGCGGATCCTTCACAGGAGCAGGCGGATCCTTCACAGGAGCAGGCAGACATCTCGCCGACCGCTAATAGGAATG CAAATGAGCGTGTGGCAACGCTGTTGGTGCAAAGGCAGCGAGAgtacaaaatggctgctttggCAGCCAAGAAGGCAGGAGAGGCGGAGCGAGCCATGGTTTACTTCAGAACCAGCAAG AAGTTCGATTCCGTGATCGAGGCTTTGAAACAAGGACAAGCTGTCGACCTGAGCGgcctgcctcctcctccag GCACAAGTGGCAGCGCAACGCCAGTCaagcaaaacattcaagtaccCGGACCGGCTGCGGAAGTTCCAG CCCTGTCGGCTCCTGGGAACGTACTGGAGGCGCTGGAGCAGAGGCGAGCCAAGTACATCGAGGCGTCGGCTCAAGCCAAAGCCGGCGGGGACGAGCGCAAGGCCCGCATGCACGACCGTATCGCTAAG CAATACCAGAGCGCCATCCGATCTCACAAAGCGGGAAAAGCGGTCAACTTTGATGAGCTCCCCGTTCCCCCAG GCTTTCCTCCCATTCCGGGCCAGAAGGCCACGACGACCGAGCAAGGCTTGGTCGCTGCCCTGGAGGCTGCCTCAAAGCTCTCAACTACCGATGATGCAAGTGcagatgaggaagaagaggaaaatgAGGTGGAG CCAAAGAAGACCACACTAAGCGTCCCGGCTGCGTCACGAGGTCGCAGAAGATCTCCGTCTGTTTCGCCTGACAGAACATCCGCCAGAGATCTCTCAGCTGCAG CGGCACAGCAGCTGGCATTCCTAGAGGGCCGCCGCAAGCAGTACATGAAGGCAGCGCTTCACGCCAAGCAAAAAAACGATATGGAGCAGGCCAAGAGCTTCCTGCGCACCGCCAAGGGTCTCGAGGTCATGGTGGAGGCGGCGCGCAGCGGAAAAGCTGTGGACATCAGTGCG GTGCCCTCGCCCCCCGGTGACGAGGATGAGGACTTTGTCCTAGTGCACCACAGCGACGTGGGGCTCTCGGAGAAGGCGGAGCAGCTCTACGCGCAGTTGGCCAAGATCCTAAAAGAGCAACGCGAG AAATGTTTGACTCACTCCAAGCAATTCACCCACATGGGGAACATTACGGAGACCACCAA TTTTGAGAAAATGGCGGAGTCGTGTAAGAAGAGTATTGAGTTCCTCAAGATGTCTCAGGCCAAGGGGCTGCCTCCCCCTAAACATCATTTTGAGGACAGAACCTTCCACACAGTTAG GATGTTCCCAGATCTCAGCAGCACTGAGATGGTGGTGGTTATTGTGAAAGGGATGAATCTTCCTGCACCCAGTG GCATCCAAACAAACGACCTTGACGCTTACATCAAGTTCGACTTCCCCTACCCTAGCACG GAGCAACCACAGAGACACAAAACCAACGTCATAAAGAACAGCAACTGTCCAG AGTACAACCAGAGCTTCAGCCTGTCAATCAATCGCAACCACCGCGGCTTCAGGAGGGTAGTGACATCCAAAGGCCTCAAACTGGAGCTGCTGCACAAAGG TGGCTTCCTGCGGAGCGACAAGCCCATCGGGACGGCACACGTGAAGCTGGAACAGCTCGAGTCCCAGAGTGAAATCAGGGAAATAGTCGAG GTGATGGATGGCCGCAAGCCTACTGGCGGTCGCGTGGAAGTCCGCGTCCGCCTCCGGGAGCCTCTGAACGGGCAGGACGCGCAGGCGAGCACTGTGCGCTGGCTGGTGGTGGAGCAGTCGCCG CTTCTCGTCTAG
- the cc2d1b gene encoding coiled-coil and C2 domain-containing protein 1B isoform X7, with protein sequence MFGKKRREPLPKGRGTAAAKQMGLFVDMDPEDMMTMGADEGLDDPDLEAELAAITGGKAASGKGGKAKHKGRSPLPMEDIAKMADECMRDVDEDEDDDNLEDDEDLLAELQEVVGEDGEQPRGVSSSSAVTIVEPSSQEKSLSVVAAVPGSVQHTLEERLAMYKTALHNAKTAGEGPKARRIERGLKTMESMLTAVKKGRQVSEAEIPPPVSTGTKSATPSAAPSVTPALPSPPEIIAPDGEEEELHSSASMLALADEPSQEQADSAQAQAHPSQEQAHTSQEQADPSQEQADPSQEQADPSQEQADPSQEQADPSQEQAAPSQEQADPSQEQADPSQEQADISPTANRNANERVATLLVQRQREYKMAALAAKKAGEAERAMVYFRTSKKFDSVIEALKQGQAVDLSGLPPPPGTSGSATPVKQNIQVPGPAAEVPALSAPGNVLEALEQRRAKYIEASAQAKAGGDERKARMHDRIAKQYQSAIRSHKAGKAVNFDELPVPPGFPPIPGQKATTTEQGLVAALEAASKLSTTDDASADEEEEENEVEPKKTTLSVPAASRGRRRSPSVSPDRTSARDLSAAGLPLLGSAAAQQLAFLEGRRKQYMKAALHAKQKNDMEQAKSFLRTAKGLEVMVEAARSGKAVDISAVPSPPGDEDEDFVLVHHSDVGLSEKAEQLYAQLAKILKEQREKCLTHSKQFTHMGNITETTNFEKMAESCKKSIEFLKMSQAKGLPPPKHHFEDRTFHTVRMFPDLSSTEMVVVIVKGMNLPAPSGIQTNDLDAYIKFDFPYPSTEQPQRHKTNVIKNSNCPEYNQSFSLSINRNHRGFRRVVTSKGLKLELLHKGTGPANISCACHAKWLPAERQAHRDGTREAGTARVPE encoded by the exons ATGTTCGGCAAGAAGAGGAGAGAGCCCCTCCCCAAAGGCAGGGGCACCGCCGCTGCCAAGCAG ATGGGCCTGTTTGTAGATATGGACCCCGAGGACATGATGACAATGGGGGCTGATGAGGGTTTGGACGACCCGGACTTGGAGGCtgagctggctgccatcactgGAGGCAAAGCGGCCTCGGGTAAAGGGGGAAAAGCCAAGCACAAGGGAAGAA GCCCGCTTCCCATGGAGGACATCGCCAAAATGGCAGATGAGTGTATGCGAGATGTTGAcgaggatgaagatgatgacaaTCTAGAGGATGATGAAGACCTCCTG GCTGAGCTACAGGAAGTGGTGGGTGAGGATGGCGAGCAGCCCAGAGGTGTTTCTTCTTCATCTGCGGTAACTATCGTTGAACCTTCCTCACAG GAAAAGAGCCTGTCTGTTGTGGCAGCTGTGCCTGGCAGTGTGCAGCACACATTAGAAGAGCGGCTCGCCATGTACAAGACGGCACTGCACAATGCCAAGACGGCGGGCGAGGGCCCCAAAGCCCGCCGGATCGAGCGTGGGCTAAAG ACGATGGAGTCCATGCTGACTGCTGTCAAGAAAGGCCGCCAAGTGAGCGAGGCGGAGATTCCTCCACCGGTCTCCACGGGAACCAAGAGCGCCACGCCAAGTGCCGCCCCTAGTGTGACCCCAGCTCTGCCCTCGCCTCCTGAAATCATCGCGCCTGATGGCGAAGAGGAGGAACTGCACTCATCTGCCTCCATGCTAGCACTCGCTGATGAGCCATCACAGGAGCAGGCGGATTCGGCGCAGGCGCAGGCCCATCCGTCACAGGAACAAGCCCATACTTCACAAGAGCAGGCGGATCCTTCACAGGAGCAGGCGGATCCTTCACAGGAGCAGGCGGATCCTTCACAGGAGCAGGCGGATCCTTCACAGGAGCAGGCGGATCCTTCACAGGAGCAGGCGGCTCCTTCACAGGAGCAGGCGGATCCTTCACAGGAGCAGGCGGATCCTTCACAGGAGCAGGCAGACATCTCGCCGACCGCTAATAGGAATG CAAATGAGCGTGTGGCAACGCTGTTGGTGCAAAGGCAGCGAGAgtacaaaatggctgctttggCAGCCAAGAAGGCAGGAGAGGCGGAGCGAGCCATGGTTTACTTCAGAACCAGCAAG AAGTTCGATTCCGTGATCGAGGCTTTGAAACAAGGACAAGCTGTCGACCTGAGCGgcctgcctcctcctccag GCACAAGTGGCAGCGCAACGCCAGTCaagcaaaacattcaagtaccCGGACCGGCTGCGGAAGTTCCAG CCCTGTCGGCTCCTGGGAACGTACTGGAGGCGCTGGAGCAGAGGCGAGCCAAGTACATCGAGGCGTCGGCTCAAGCCAAAGCCGGCGGGGACGAGCGCAAGGCCCGCATGCACGACCGTATCGCTAAG CAATACCAGAGCGCCATCCGATCTCACAAAGCGGGAAAAGCGGTCAACTTTGATGAGCTCCCCGTTCCCCCAG GCTTTCCTCCCATTCCGGGCCAGAAGGCCACGACGACCGAGCAAGGCTTGGTCGCTGCCCTGGAGGCTGCCTCAAAGCTCTCAACTACCGATGATGCAAGTGcagatgaggaagaagaggaaaatgAGGTGGAG CCAAAGAAGACCACACTAAGCGTCCCGGCTGCGTCACGAGGTCGCAGAAGATCTCCGTCTGTTTCGCCTGACAGAACATCCGCCAGAGATCTCTCAGCTGCAG GACTACCTCTCCTTGGTTCTGCAGCGGCACAGCAGCTGGCATTCCTAGAGGGCCGCCGCAAGCAGTACATGAAGGCAGCGCTTCACGCCAAGCAAAAAAACGATATGGAGCAGGCCAAGAGCTTCCTGCGCACCGCCAAGGGTCTCGAGGTCATGGTGGAGGCGGCGCGCAGCGGAAAAGCTGTGGACATCAGTGCG GTGCCCTCGCCCCCCGGTGACGAGGATGAGGACTTTGTCCTAGTGCACCACAGCGACGTGGGGCTCTCGGAGAAGGCGGAGCAGCTCTACGCGCAGTTGGCCAAGATCCTAAAAGAGCAACGCGAG AAATGTTTGACTCACTCCAAGCAATTCACCCACATGGGGAACATTACGGAGACCACCAA TTTTGAGAAAATGGCGGAGTCGTGTAAGAAGAGTATTGAGTTCCTCAAGATGTCTCAGGCCAAGGGGCTGCCTCCCCCTAAACATCATTTTGAGGACAGAACCTTCCACACAGTTAG GATGTTCCCAGATCTCAGCAGCACTGAGATGGTGGTGGTTATTGTGAAAGGGATGAATCTTCCTGCACCCAGTG GCATCCAAACAAACGACCTTGACGCTTACATCAAGTTCGACTTCCCCTACCCTAGCACG GAGCAACCACAGAGACACAAAACCAACGTCATAAAGAACAGCAACTGTCCAG AGTACAACCAGAGCTTCAGCCTGTCAATCAATCGCAACCACCGCGGCTTCAGGAGGGTAGTGACATCCAAAGGCCTCAAACTGGAGCTGCTGCACAAAGG CACTGGTCCCGCTAACATTTCCTGTGCGTGTCATGCAAAGTGGCTTCCTGCGGAGCGACAAGCCCATCGGGACGGCACACGTGAAGCTGGAACAGCTCGAGTCCCAGAGTGA